tatacctcCGCGGATGTTTAATTGGCTCAGCAACTAACAAGCTAGCGCTTTTTGATGCGAGTGCAGAGAATTATATTAAAGCTTgggattttttaactaaaacatATCAGAAGAAAAGAGCATTAATTTGTAAACATTATGACTCGATACTTAATCTTAATACAATTTCGATCCCAACAacagataatttaaacaaGTTGATAGATGATGCTCGGCAACATATAAATAATCTACAGtcatttcaaattaatattaccGAATCCTTACTTGTACGAATATTAGAAAATAAGTTACcatcagaaattaaaaacaaatggcAAGAAACGTTCACTGACAACGACACTCTCCCAACATTCGAATCATTTTGTGAATTTATCTCAAACTTTGCCTTCAGACTTAATACACACAGACCCGATAAACATCGCGATTCCGATCATTCTTCCAAACGAAGACGTAATGAACACtcgaataataatttgaagaaACAAAAAACTGACACGCCAGTTCGAGCTTTAGTGACAACCTCCTCTTCTGCCTGCCCATGTTGCAAACATTTACATCCACTCTATAAATGTCACACATTCAATGCATTAACTGTAGGAGAACGcataaaattcgtaaaatctagtAAACTCTGCAATAATTGTCTTCGCGTACACCAGGGAAACTGCACTTCTAGCAGATGTCGAGTCTGTAAGAAATTCCATCATACTGCATTGCACATTAATCAAAATGCAACTCAACAAACAAATAATGCTAACGTATCAAAACATGATTCTGCCAAAATCGAATCACCCGCTACTGTAACAACTGATAAGGGATCTACAGCTTGACTAGTCGTTCATAATTATACAACCATACTTAGAACACCGCGTTTTCAATTGATGATGAGTGCTCTCATCCAGATGCGTGATTCAGCAGGTAAATTCATACAAGCTCGCGCTTTACTTGATACCTGTGCAAcagctaattttattactgaaaatttgactaataaattaaaacttccTATGCAAAATTGTTCTATTCCAATCGGGGCTGTTAATGGAATGCAAACCCTTTCAAAACATGTCgtacaaataaattgtaaatcttTAAACGATAAATTTCAAAGAACATTGTCATTTTTAACCGTTGATGAAATTGCAGAATTAAGTCCGAATGAAATGTTTCCACGTAATAAAATATGCATACCTAAAAACATAATACTCGCTGATCCACAATTTCACATACCAAGACCTGTAGATGTCCTTATCGGTTCAGGTACCACACTTTCTCTTCTATCTGTCGGACAGATTAATCGCTCACAAAATGATTGTGATTTAATACTACAAAAAACACAACTGGGCTGGGTCGTAGCGGGGGGAGTCAATAATGA
This genomic interval from Cotesia glomerata isolate CgM1 linkage group LG1, MPM_Cglom_v2.3, whole genome shotgun sequence contains the following:
- the LOC123272553 gene encoding uncharacterized protein LOC123272553 is translated as MDNPRVSLEQKRVMIASKITKLQDELTAEGVKTKSINYRFTKVKELFEQYEKLIEKLELTTPEDNEVNLAEDVRTLFYDLMDQFEKLTQLNRTNHNNSHNANISTNNTTAGNTTFVETQRLAKLPTTDLPKFDGNFENWLSFKNTFKTLIDTRNDLDDLNKFLYLRGCLIGSATNKLALFDASAENYIKAWDFLTKTYQKKRALICKHYDSILNLNTISIPTTDNLNKLIDDARQHINNLQSFQINITESLLVRILENKLPSEIKNKWQETFTDNDTLPTFESFCEFISNFAFRLNTHRPDKHRDSDHSSKRRRNEHSNNNLKKQKTDTPVRALVTTSSSACPCCKHLHPLYKCHTFNALTVGERIKFVKSSKLCNNCLRVHQGNCTSSRCRVCKKFHHTALHINQNATQQTNNANVSKHDSAKIESPATVTTDKGSTA